The following are encoded together in the bacterium genome:
- a CDS encoding CTP synthase: MAKIAQTRYIIITGGVVSSLGKGITAASIGCLLKSRGLRVNMLKFDPYLNVDPGTMSPYQHGEVFVTDDGAETDLDLGHYERFLDQMTRRENNVTAGQIYAAVLSRERDGGYLGKTVQVVPHVTDEIKDRIRAVSPGCEVVIVEVGGTVGDIESLPFLEAVRQLSQEEGEARVCHVHLTLVPYIRAAEELKTKPTQHSVAKLREIGIRPQVLICRTEYDMPESMKAKIALFCNVERRAVIQEKDVGASIYSVPLLLRGEGLDRLILELLALPQGRSNLGAWRKMVAAAGAPGRPRVVIAVAGKYTELKDAYKSIRAALQHAAGIEGFDLEIRAVDVEEAPASRLLKGVDGVLVPGGFGDRGVEGKIGVVGYARRRGLPFLGICLGMQAAVIDYARGVAGLSGAHSTEFDPGTPHPVITMMEEQKRVRKLGGTMRLGGYSCELLAGSRAAAAYGKNAIRERHRHRYEFNAEYRRRLEEKGLRITGVNPETGLVEVVEIPAHPWFVAVQFHPEFTSRPLRGHPLFRAFVRAAARNRLRP; the protein is encoded by the coding sequence ATGGCGAAGATCGCGCAGACCAGGTACATCATCATCACCGGCGGGGTGGTTTCTTCCCTGGGCAAGGGCATCACCGCGGCCTCGATCGGCTGCCTGCTCAAAAGCCGGGGCCTGCGGGTGAACATGCTCAAGTTCGACCCCTACCTCAACGTCGACCCCGGGACCATGAGCCCTTACCAGCACGGGGAGGTCTTCGTCACCGACGACGGCGCCGAAACCGATCTGGACCTGGGGCACTACGAACGTTTTCTGGATCAGATGACCCGCAGGGAAAACAACGTCACCGCCGGACAGATCTACGCCGCCGTTCTCTCCAGGGAACGGGATGGAGGCTACCTGGGCAAGACGGTTCAGGTCGTGCCCCACGTCACCGACGAGATCAAGGACCGCATTCGCGCCGTTTCCCCCGGATGCGAAGTGGTGATCGTCGAAGTCGGAGGGACGGTGGGGGACATCGAGAGCCTGCCTTTCCTGGAGGCGGTCCGCCAGTTGAGCCAGGAAGAAGGGGAGGCTCGGGTCTGTCACGTCCACCTCACCCTGGTCCCCTATATCCGGGCCGCGGAAGAACTGAAGACCAAACCTACCCAGCACAGCGTGGCCAAACTCCGGGAGATCGGCATCAGGCCCCAGGTGCTTATCTGCCGCACCGAATACGATATGCCCGAATCGATGAAGGCCAAGATCGCACTGTTCTGCAACGTCGAACGCCGGGCGGTGATCCAGGAGAAAGACGTGGGAGCCTCCATTTATTCCGTGCCCCTCCTGCTCCGGGGGGAAGGGCTCGACCGGCTGATCCTGGAACTGCTGGCCCTTCCTCAAGGCCGGTCCAACCTGGGGGCGTGGAGGAAGATGGTGGCGGCCGCCGGCGCCCCCGGCCGTCCCCGGGTAGTCATCGCCGTGGCCGGCAAATATACCGAGCTCAAGGATGCGTACAAGAGCATCCGCGCGGCCCTTCAGCACGCGGCCGGGATCGAAGGGTTCGACCTCGAAATCCGGGCGGTGGACGTGGAGGAAGCGCCGGCTTCCCGGCTGCTCAAGGGGGTGGACGGAGTTCTCGTCCCGGGCGGCTTCGGCGACCGGGGGGTGGAAGGGAAGATCGGAGTGGTCGGGTATGCCCGCCGCCGGGGCCTTCCCTTCCTGGGGATTTGCCTGGGAATGCAGGCGGCGGTCATCGACTACGCCCGCGGCGTCGCCGGCCTCTCCGGCGCCCACAGCACCGAGTTCGATCCCGGCACACCCCACCCGGTCATCACCATGATGGAAGAGCAGAAAAGGGTCCGGAAACTGGGGGGGACGATGCGGCTGGGGGGATATTCCTGCGAACTGCTGGCGGGGAGCCGCGCCGCCGCCGCCTACGGGAAAAACGCGATCCGCGAACGCCACCGCCACCGGTACGAGTTCAACGCCGAATACCGCCGGCGCCTGGAAGAGAAGGGCCTGCGGATCACCGGCGTCAACCCCGAAACCGGGCTGGTCGAGGTGGTGGAGATCCCGGCCCACCCCTGGTTCGTGGCGGTCCAGTTCCATCCGGAATTCACGTCGCGCCCCCTCCGGGGCCATCCTCTTTTCCGGGCCTTCGTCCGCGCGGCGGCCCGGAACCGTCTCCGGCCCTGA
- a CDS encoding ATP-binding protein, producing MPISAFPLVLLAAAAIAATPEETPARPPSPAFRGETAAAIADPLPAGPHILFINSYHPGYVWSDDILAAFREEIAAYAPPPEIFVEYLDTKHFYGKNYFSLVRSILAAKYPRDLFDLVVVSDDRAFEFMLERGDSLFPRVPVVFCGVNNFDPALLAGRDNYTGVLEDIRIEPALEMIETIHPDVRRVYLVGGSTGVAQNTLKFFARSFGEDSRFRSLQVEILSGAELTTAGMLEKLQQAEPGSVVLFMAWFRDRNGVFVDEKKLAAEIVATCPVPVYSMVNLYQGMVGGRFLTAREQGRTAAVLARRILEGTPPSAIPVSGAREPVYVFDDRQLGRWGILPETLPRPHTLLNRPPGLYRTYRRFLLGGAAFILVESGLIVGLVLLVVRMRRTRKLLRESEEKYRLVVDNLRSGVVVIQKGLIVFANSYIREILGGGRDDLVGKTADTVIRAHSSLLQAAEELPDLSRPFPAEPLLELVDGEGELRRFEIRFARIPWQGRPAVLAVMFDITDKSRMEEQLRQTMKMEAVGRLAGGIAHDFNNILHVILGFAQVLTHSFPPGSRERGNLENIVVAGNRGADLTRQLLAFSRRETPAAESINPVEAVGKSVELIERIIGENIRIERRDRGGTAAIRIEPVQLDQILMNLCLNSRDAMPGGGTISISVDDYHPPREFYVVHPELTAARYVRITVADEGGGIAPERLEHVLEPFYTTKEAGKGTGLGLSTVYAIVRRHGGALDISSSPGVGTTISVFLPAEDDGPRSDADPDQGAESGAPGKLKTILLAEDDDMARALAAGSLRRKGFDLIEAEDGERALELLRRHLDTVDFLVLDVVMPGKNGREVYEEAQRLRPGIPVLFCTGYSRNCLGDDLLDALPPGSLLQKPYTEEELLRAIARFASLPAPAPASSPADGGARAAGGA from the coding sequence ATGCCGATTTCCGCTTTTCCGCTCGTGCTCCTGGCCGCGGCCGCGATCGCCGCGACCCCGGAGGAGACTCCCGCGCGGCCCCCTTCCCCGGCGTTCCGAGGCGAAACCGCGGCGGCGATCGCGGATCCTCTTCCCGCCGGCCCCCACATCCTCTTCATCAACTCCTACCACCCCGGCTACGTATGGAGCGACGACATCCTGGCCGCCTTCCGCGAGGAAATCGCCGCCTACGCTCCGCCCCCGGAAATTTTCGTGGAGTACCTCGACACCAAGCATTTTTACGGCAAGAACTATTTCTCCCTGGTCCGGAGCATCCTGGCGGCCAAGTATCCTCGCGACCTGTTCGACCTGGTCGTCGTCTCCGACGACCGCGCCTTCGAGTTCATGCTCGAACGGGGAGACTCCCTCTTCCCCCGGGTTCCCGTGGTCTTCTGCGGCGTCAACAACTTCGACCCCGCGCTCCTCGCCGGACGGGACAACTACACCGGGGTGCTGGAGGACATCCGGATCGAACCGGCCCTGGAGATGATCGAGACCATCCACCCCGACGTCCGGCGGGTCTACCTGGTGGGGGGCTCGACCGGGGTGGCCCAGAACACTCTCAAGTTCTTCGCCCGAAGCTTCGGAGAAGATTCCCGTTTCCGCTCCCTGCAGGTCGAGATCCTCTCCGGAGCGGAACTGACCACGGCCGGGATGCTGGAGAAACTGCAACAGGCCGAACCCGGGTCGGTCGTTCTTTTCATGGCCTGGTTCCGCGATCGCAACGGGGTTTTCGTCGACGAGAAGAAGCTGGCGGCCGAAATCGTCGCCACCTGTCCCGTCCCGGTCTACAGCATGGTCAACCTCTACCAGGGGATGGTGGGGGGAAGATTCCTCACCGCCCGGGAGCAGGGCCGGACCGCCGCCGTGCTGGCGCGCCGGATCCTGGAGGGGACACCCCCTTCGGCGATACCGGTATCGGGCGCCCGGGAACCCGTCTACGTCTTCGACGACCGCCAGTTGGGCAGATGGGGGATCCTCCCCGAGACCCTCCCCCGTCCCCATACCCTCCTCAACCGTCCTCCCGGGCTGTACCGGACGTACCGGCGGTTTCTCCTGGGGGGGGCGGCTTTTATCCTGGTGGAATCCGGCCTGATCGTCGGCCTGGTTCTGCTCGTGGTCAGGATGCGAAGGACCCGCAAGCTCCTGCGGGAGAGCGAGGAGAAATACCGCCTGGTCGTGGACAACCTCCGTTCGGGGGTGGTGGTCATTCAGAAGGGGTTGATCGTCTTCGCCAACAGTTACATCCGCGAGATTCTCGGCGGCGGCCGGGATGACTTGGTGGGGAAAACCGCCGATACCGTCATCCGGGCGCACTCCAGTCTTTTGCAGGCGGCCGAGGAACTGCCCGACCTCAGCCGCCCTTTCCCTGCCGAGCCTCTGCTCGAACTCGTCGACGGGGAGGGCGAGCTCCGGCGCTTCGAGATCCGCTTCGCCCGGATTCCCTGGCAGGGACGGCCGGCGGTTCTGGCGGTCATGTTCGACATCACCGACAAATCGAGAATGGAAGAGCAGCTCCGCCAGACCATGAAGATGGAGGCGGTCGGGCGGCTGGCCGGCGGCATCGCCCACGATTTCAACAACATCCTCCATGTCATTCTCGGTTTCGCCCAGGTCCTGACGCATTCCTTCCCTCCCGGATCCCGGGAGCGGGGCAATTTGGAAAACATCGTCGTCGCCGGGAACAGGGGGGCCGATCTGACCCGGCAGCTTCTGGCTTTCAGCCGCCGCGAAACCCCGGCGGCGGAGTCGATCAACCCGGTCGAAGCCGTGGGCAAATCGGTGGAGCTGATCGAGCGCATCATCGGCGAAAACATCCGGATCGAGCGCCGGGACCGGGGGGGCACCGCTGCGATCCGGATCGAGCCGGTGCAGCTCGATCAGATCCTGATGAACCTCTGCCTCAATTCCCGGGACGCCATGCCCGGGGGCGGAACCATCTCGATCTCCGTCGACGATTACCACCCCCCGCGGGAGTTCTACGTCGTTCATCCCGAGCTGACGGCCGCCCGCTACGTCCGGATCACCGTCGCCGACGAAGGCGGAGGAATCGCTCCGGAACGCCTCGAACACGTCCTCGAACCGTTCTACACCACCAAGGAAGCCGGGAAAGGCACCGGGCTCGGTCTCTCCACCGTCTACGCCATCGTCCGCCGACACGGCGGAGCCCTCGACATCAGCAGTTCTCCCGGAGTGGGGACCACGATCAGCGTCTTTCTCCCCGCCGAAGACGACGGACCCCGGTCCGATGCCGATCCCGACCAGGGCGCCGAATCGGGAGCGCCGGGGAAGCTGAAGACCATTCTTTTGGCCGAGGACGACGACATGGCCCGGGCCCTGGCCGCGGGTTCCCTGCGCCGGAAAGGGTTCGACCTCATCGAAGCCGAGGACGGCGAGCGGGCTTTGGAACTTCTGCGCCGGCACTTGGACACGGTCGATTTCCTGGTCCTGGACGTCGTCATGCCCGGAAAAAACGGCCGGGAAGTGTACGAGGAGGCGCAACGGCTCCGGCCCGGGATCCCCGTTCTCTTCTGCACCGGCTACAGCCGAAACTGCCTGGGAGACGACCTGCTCGACGCGCTTCCCCCCGGTTCCCTCCTGCAGAAACCCTATACCGAAGAAGAACTGCTTCGGGCCATCGCCCGGTTCGCCTCCCTTCCCGCCCCGGCGCCGGCTTCTTCTCCCGCCGACGGCGGGGCGCGGGCGGCCGGGGGGGCTTGA
- a CDS encoding 8-oxo-dGTP diphosphatase yields MSGPTVLSIDWENLPPRERTVLCFLVVGGDLLLIRKKTGLGRGMFNVPGGRIEPGEDPLDAAVRETREETGLTPRGLVPAGNLLFYFAEGFLHTCRVFSAGAFEGTAVRTREADPLWVPVEAIPYRRMWEGDRHWIPLVLAGKPFSGKLVFDGERLLDAEVIPDPETR; encoded by the coding sequence ATGTCCGGCCCCACCGTGCTCTCGATCGACTGGGAAAACCTCCCCCCCCGGGAGCGGACGGTGCTTTGTTTCCTCGTCGTCGGGGGCGACCTTCTCCTCATCCGGAAAAAAACCGGGTTGGGGCGGGGGATGTTCAACGTCCCCGGGGGCCGGATCGAACCCGGGGAAGACCCCCTCGACGCCGCCGTCCGGGAAACCCGGGAAGAAACCGGGCTCACCCCCCGCGGCCTCGTTCCCGCCGGAAACCTGCTTTTTTATTTCGCCGAGGGTTTTCTCCATACCTGCCGGGTCTTCTCCGCCGGAGCGTTCGAGGGCACGGCGGTGCGGACCCGGGAAGCCGACCCGCTCTGGGTGCCGGTGGAGGCCATCCCCTATCGACGAATGTGGGAGGGAGACCGGCACTGGATCCCGCTGGTGCTGGCCGGGAAGCCGTTTTCCGGGAAACTCGTCTTCGACGGCGAGCGTCTTCTCGACGCCGAAGTGATTCCTGATCCGGAGACCCGGTAG
- the thyX gene encoding FAD-dependent thymidylate synthase — protein MEISILAATPDPDRVIADAARTCYLSFGRAGEDSDRRLIRNLVRLGHHSVLEHASVTFRVRGCTRAFTHQLVRHRLCSFSQQSQRYVDEQDFEVVVPDSIGARPEALELFRRTVESVREAYAAFRRMGIPGEDARFVLPNAVTSEIVFSANFRQLRHMIRLRGERRAQWEIRRVFVEILRLMKERSPLVFGDLEIDAERECVVVVPGDG, from the coding sequence ATGGAGATCAGCATCCTCGCCGCCACTCCCGATCCGGACCGGGTCATCGCCGACGCCGCCCGCACCTGTTACCTGTCCTTCGGCCGCGCCGGGGAGGACTCGGACCGGCGCTTGATCCGGAACCTGGTCCGCCTGGGCCACCACTCGGTGCTCGAACACGCCTCGGTTACCTTTCGGGTGCGGGGTTGCACCCGGGCTTTCACCCATCAACTGGTCCGCCACCGCCTCTGCTCGTTTTCCCAGCAATCGCAGCGCTACGTGGACGAACAGGATTTCGAGGTCGTCGTTCCCGACAGCATCGGCGCCCGGCCGGAAGCGCTGGAGCTTTTCCGCCGGACCGTCGAATCGGTCCGCGAGGCCTACGCCGCGTTCCGGCGGATGGGAATACCCGGCGAGGACGCGCGGTTCGTCCTCCCCAACGCCGTCACCAGCGAGATCGTCTTTTCCGCCAATTTCCGCCAGCTCCGCCACATGATCCGGTTGCGGGGGGAACGCCGGGCCCAATGGGAGATCCGCCGGGTTTTCGTGGAGATTCTCCGGCTGATGAAGGAACGCTCGCCCCTGGTCTTCGGCGATCTCGAAATCGACGCCGAACGGGAGTGCGTGGTCGTCGTTCCCGGGGACGGTTGA
- the nrdD gene encoding anaerobic ribonucleoside-triphosphate reductase: MSYIPLVRKRDGRILPFRKSKVTESIYQAGRLTGRLDRKQARLLADRVDGYLREHFLPGETLLTDTIAQAVELVADASGEDLVARAYADLRRRKNEAEKVIRVVKSGRGSADSTDLSLMVVAESDSELFQWDRGKIVEALREQAGLEEKPARKIAHTVEKRLLKSSLHQVTTGFIRELVDNELLKAGYGARISGQADMGVPVGDLEKLIFAKSQENSNIASHNPEAVNLAIAEITLKQYALRHVFSPEVAQAHFSGRLHLHDLGYPVRVYCSSHSLEYLKKYGLRLQNLDIVSAPARHARSLTGQLNTFLAAMQAYYAGALGIGFINIFYAPFLVGLAPEEIRQEAQQLIFSLSQSAFSRGGQALFLDANIHTGIPRHLKSVPAVGPGGRYTGKTYGDYQPEAMAFARAMMDVWRDGDAYGHIFAFPKMDFHINAETFSDPEQYRLFRYACEIASENGTPYFIFDRDEITLSACCRLRTKVTDAYMIEHPESLRFCGFQNVTVNLPQAAYRAVRGAGGDPGRVWDLFISDVEESMDLCLAAHLQKKKFIAEIMSRPGLPLWEIGKPAADGRPYVDLEAATYIIGLIGLNEAVAFLTGKELHETDDVYKLGLRIVSHMFLKARSLSERSGLKITLEESPAESASRRFAKVDLREYPESEAVVKGNRELDQYYYTNSVHFAAAAPVGLIDRIERQSRFHTMIESGAIIHAFVGEKKPSPEAILKLVRRTWEKTKAAQLTISPEFTICQDCERTERGLRRECAGCGSENVYGLSRVVGYFSRIDNWNRSKKGELSDRHAGNYAVE; encoded by the coding sequence ATGAGCTACATTCCCCTGGTTCGCAAACGCGACGGAAGAATCCTGCCCTTCCGCAAGAGCAAGGTGACCGAAAGCATCTACCAGGCCGGCCGCCTCACCGGCCGGTTGGACCGGAAGCAGGCCCGGCTCCTGGCCGACCGGGTCGACGGTTACCTGCGGGAGCACTTCCTGCCCGGGGAGACCCTCCTCACCGACACCATCGCCCAGGCGGTCGAACTGGTGGCCGACGCTTCCGGGGAAGACCTGGTCGCCCGAGCCTACGCCGACCTGCGCCGCCGCAAGAACGAAGCCGAAAAAGTGATCCGGGTGGTCAAGTCCGGGCGCGGTTCGGCCGATTCCACCGATCTTTCCCTGATGGTGGTGGCGGAGTCCGACTCGGAACTCTTTCAGTGGGACCGGGGCAAGATCGTGGAAGCTTTGCGGGAACAAGCGGGGCTGGAAGAAAAGCCGGCTCGAAAAATCGCCCATACCGTGGAGAAACGGCTGCTTAAATCCAGCCTCCACCAGGTCACCACCGGTTTCATTCGGGAACTGGTCGACAACGAGCTGCTCAAGGCCGGCTACGGGGCCCGGATCTCGGGCCAGGCGGACATGGGGGTCCCGGTCGGCGACCTGGAAAAGCTGATCTTCGCCAAGAGCCAGGAAAACAGCAACATCGCCTCCCACAACCCCGAGGCCGTCAACCTGGCCATCGCCGAGATCACCCTGAAGCAGTACGCCCTGCGCCACGTCTTTTCGCCCGAGGTCGCCCAGGCCCACTTCTCCGGCCGGCTCCACCTCCACGACCTCGGCTACCCGGTCCGGGTCTATTGCAGCTCCCACTCCCTGGAGTACCTGAAAAAATACGGCCTGCGCCTGCAGAACCTCGACATCGTCTCCGCCCCGGCCCGCCACGCCCGGAGCCTGACCGGCCAGCTCAATACCTTTTTGGCGGCGATGCAGGCGTACTACGCCGGAGCGCTGGGGATCGGGTTCATCAATATTTTTTACGCCCCCTTCCTGGTGGGGCTGGCTCCCGAAGAGATCCGGCAAGAGGCCCAACAACTGATTTTTTCCCTCTCCCAATCCGCTTTCTCCCGGGGGGGGCAGGCGCTTTTCCTCGACGCCAACATCCATACCGGGATACCGCGCCACCTCAAGTCGGTCCCGGCCGTCGGGCCGGGGGGGCGTTACACCGGCAAGACCTACGGAGACTACCAGCCCGAAGCCATGGCTTTCGCCCGGGCGATGATGGACGTCTGGCGGGACGGCGACGCCTACGGGCACATCTTCGCCTTTCCCAAAATGGATTTTCACATCAACGCCGAAACCTTCAGCGACCCCGAGCAATACCGGCTTTTCCGGTACGCCTGCGAGATCGCTTCCGAGAACGGCACCCCCTACTTTATCTTCGACCGCGACGAGATCACTCTTTCCGCCTGCTGCCGGCTGCGGACGAAAGTGACCGACGCCTACATGATCGAACACCCCGAATCCTTGCGGTTCTGCGGGTTCCAGAACGTCACCGTCAACCTGCCCCAGGCGGCTTACCGGGCGGTCCGGGGCGCGGGGGGCGATCCCGGCAGGGTCTGGGACCTCTTTATCTCCGACGTCGAGGAGAGCATGGACCTCTGCCTGGCGGCGCACCTGCAGAAGAAGAAGTTCATCGCCGAGATCATGTCCCGCCCCGGGCTGCCCTTGTGGGAGATCGGGAAACCGGCGGCCGACGGAAGGCCCTACGTCGATCTCGAAGCCGCGACGTATATCATCGGCTTGATCGGTTTGAACGAGGCCGTGGCGTTTCTGACCGGGAAGGAACTGCACGAAACCGACGACGTCTACAAGCTGGGGCTGCGGATCGTCTCCCACATGTTTCTCAAGGCCCGAAGCCTGTCCGAACGGAGCGGACTCAAGATCACCCTGGAGGAAAGCCCGGCGGAATCGGCTTCCCGGCGTTTCGCCAAGGTCGATCTCCGGGAGTATCCGGAATCGGAGGCGGTGGTGAAGGGGAACCGGGAACTGGATCAATATTACTACACCAACTCGGTGCATTTCGCCGCCGCCGCCCCCGTCGGCCTGATCGACCGGATCGAGCGCCAGAGCCGCTTCCATACCATGATCGAGTCCGGGGCCATCATCCACGCGTTCGTCGGGGAAAAGAAGCCTTCTCCGGAAGCCATTCTCAAGCTGGTCCGGCGGACCTGGGAAAAGACCAAGGCGGCCCAACTCACCATTTCCCCGGAGTTCACCATCTGCCAGGACTGCGAGCGGACCGAACGCGGACTCCGGCGCGAATGCGCGGGCTGCGGTTCCGAAAACGTCTACGGGTTGAGCCGGGTGGTGGGTTACTTCAGCCGGATCGACAACTGGAACCGGTCCAAGAAAGGCGAACTGTCCGACCGGCACGCGGGCAACTACGCGGTGGAGTAG
- a CDS encoding anaerobic ribonucleoside-triphosphate reductase activating protein, producing MRLAGFLETSLCDWEGKVSSVVFTQGCNFSCPYCHNPGLVPAAGPEAATDAEEIGGRLRAIRGWIDGVVVTGGEPTLQGGLDRWLGGLKRAGHRVKLDTNGSRPRILERLLDAGLVDAVAMDVKSAPTAERYREACGREVDFGAVRASAEMLREAGVEVEFRTTAVPGLADGEDIRAIAEWLGASARYIIQQFRPGGCLDGRFDRVSPFPDEQLSKMRAIASDLVAECRVRGEKLSGGRE from the coding sequence GTGCGCCTGGCCGGATTCCTGGAGACTTCCCTCTGCGATTGGGAGGGAAAGGTCAGCTCGGTGGTCTTTACCCAGGGCTGCAACTTTTCCTGCCCCTATTGCCACAACCCCGGCTTGGTGCCCGCGGCCGGGCCGGAGGCGGCGACGGACGCGGAGGAAATCGGCGGACGTTTGCGGGCAATCCGGGGTTGGATCGACGGCGTGGTCGTGACCGGGGGGGAACCGACTCTCCAGGGCGGGCTCGACCGCTGGCTCGGCGGCCTGAAACGGGCCGGCCACCGGGTCAAGCTCGACACCAACGGTTCCCGGCCCCGAATCCTGGAACGCCTGCTCGACGCCGGGCTGGTGGACGCGGTGGCCATGGACGTCAAGTCCGCTCCGACGGCGGAGCGTTACCGGGAAGCCTGCGGCCGCGAGGTCGATTTCGGAGCCGTTCGGGCCTCGGCGGAGATGCTGCGCGAGGCCGGGGTCGAGGTCGAGTTCCGGACCACCGCGGTACCCGGATTGGCGGATGGAGAGGATATCCGCGCGATCGCGGAGTGGCTGGGCGCGTCGGCGCGCTACATCATTCAGCAGTTCCGGCCCGGGGGGTGTCTGGACGGACGCTTCGACCGGGTTTCCCCTTTCCCCGACGAACAATTGTCGAAAATGCGCGCCATCGCCTCCGACCTGGTCGCCGAATGCCGGGTCCGGGGCGAGAAGCTTTCGGGAGGCCGAGAATGA
- a CDS encoding glutaredoxin family protein, protein MNSSGSVCRDGACRIDPAVLAAAREAGQKTVRNETGPGVTVLIFSKSACPVCEEAKAAVKTVLENRERVAVVEHDLDTVDGLVEGSLRNALEVPTVIVLREGEESVRWEAQAPPAVDLEKALGAAEG, encoded by the coding sequence ATGAATTCGTCGGGATCGGTATGTCGCGACGGGGCCTGCCGGATCGATCCGGCCGTCCTCGCCGCCGCCCGGGAAGCCGGGCAAAAAACCGTCCGGAACGAGACGGGTCCGGGCGTAACGGTTTTGATTTTTTCCAAAAGCGCTTGTCCCGTCTGCGAGGAAGCCAAGGCGGCGGTGAAAACGGTCCTTGAAAACCGGGAACGGGTGGCCGTGGTCGAGCACGATTTGGATACCGTCGACGGGCTGGTGGAAGGGTCTCTCCGGAACGCCCTGGAAGTCCCCACGGTCATCGTGCTGCGGGAAGGCGAGGAGTCGGTCCGCTGGGAAGCGCAGGCCCCGCCCGCGGTCGACCTGGAAAAAGCGCTGGGGGCGGCGGAGGGATAA